A window of Pecten maximus chromosome 12, xPecMax1.1, whole genome shotgun sequence genomic DNA:
GTATTAATGTGTGATTAAACATTTAAACTGAATTATACATGACCATGGGGCCTGCATCATAATTTGAGTGTTTTCCAAATTTTTCAGATTATATTCAAAGTGCCCAAGGAGCAGAAGGTGGTAGCTCAGTTACAAATGATAAGGACAGTGATAATGAAAATGACACGTCCGAAGACGATTTTGTCACCAAGGACTTCTGGTTGTCCAATAAACTGCCTTCTGTACCTCGAAGGTCAGATTCCCACCAATTCCACGCTTCTGCGAGACCATTCTCAGAATTTGGTATGGACCGTGTACATTCCATGTCAACATCTGTTCCACCATTACCAGCAAGGGGTACATCTCTTATAGAAAAAGGACCCACATTTATTAGCAGTGCGCCTCTCATTGTTGATTCTGATTTGAGACCGCCACCCCGAAGAAAACGTGGAAATGCCAATTTACTAGTAAAAGGATTTCAGAAAAGTGCATCAAAGTCGATCAGTGAAGACAATGTTTCTGTGCGATCTCCTCTTGTCACATCTAATGCAGATGACATAGAGGATTTGGACGATGGGTATGACAATGTCGTTGAACTTCGAAAGTCAAATTCAGATAGTGCAGCCACTGACCCCTGGGTACGAAGTCTGGAAAATAGCGATGAAAACAGTAGGAAGTCGACACTAAAGGCATATGATGACGTTCAGTTGTTTGTTCGTTTACCAGAGAGATCAGATAACAGTGAAGACTTATACAGCCTAAGTACACCTACTCCAGAAGATGGTTTTAACTACGATTTTACACAAAAGCTTGGCACACATACTTCTTCCAGTGATGAGGATGGTGTCCATGCAGGGAACAACCTGGATTTGGATTCTGCTGCAACTGGTGTCAAACAGATGACATTAGGGACGAAAGATGAAAATTATAatttatgtgataaaaaagCTCATGGGCAAACTGCTTCCCCAGATGAACTAATTGCTTCAAATCTTTATGACTTTGGCAAAAGTTATTTAGTCAAAGAACCTATCAATGTAAGAGCCGAAAACATCTATGACTTTGCCCGATCAGAGGGCACACTTGTCCACACACAAATTCCCGCCTCTTCACAGCCTAGTCTTCCGCAACGGTCTAACACGGTTGTCCATCCACCAACGTTTGCTACTTGTAGTCGAACTGAGTTTAGCGAGTTTGATTCTTTATATTCCATTCCAAAGTCAGCCAAGCCTGTGGCTGGCCTTTCCACTGAGGAAGTACTGCGCCCTAGTCGACCACCAAGGCGAGTAACTCCGGAGCCTGCACCATCTTTGTATTCAGTTCCACAGAAACGAACATCAAAATCTCAGAGTAGTGCGTCCATGGCTGATGTTGAACCTCCGGTATCCTTGTACTCTGTACCTCAGAAAAAAGCTTCAAAATCTCACAGTAGTTCTTCAATGGAAGAATCGTGTGAAATTTCCAAGTCTTCTACAACACCTAAGACAAAATCAATGGATTCCTTCCTAGCTCCCAAACCACCATCATTGGATACTTTACCGAGCCAAAAACCTCCTTCTTTAGAAAAATTAACCTGTCCTATACCGCCGCCTGTAGAATCTCTCCCTTTTCAGAAACAAAGTTCTGTGACTTCACCTGCCCGGCGCAGTCCTATATCTATGCGACCTTTGCCTTTGTTGCCTACACATCCTGATGGCACTAGTGATATGCAAAACTTGATCTCAACACTAAAGGGGGAGAGAGGGACATCTCCATCGCATGATGGATTCACTTTTAATTTTGTGCCAGATGCAGAAACCAATTCAAAAAGCAGCACTGCTTCTTCATCGGGATCTGGTGCATCTAAAGAGGAGGATGCTGACCCAGTGTATGAGGATGCGACTGGCAGAAACTCCAACCCTCCACTGCCACCAAAGAGAACTTTACGAAGGAATACAAACCGTTCTGTAAGTGTTTACATCCCAGGCAAAGCAGGTGGCATGCAAACTACAAGGCTAGACCCTACGCCGACAAGGACAGAGTCTTTGGATGATCAGGCTGTGTCTCGTCATAAAGGTATTTGTATTTACCTTCTATTAGCTCAAATCTTTATTTTAGATGTAAGCATGCGcagtgttgtatatttatagagAAGCTGTAGTACCTTCTTAGATCAGAAGGGTGGGAGCCATTAGGagaaataaattgatatttgttaAGTTCTCTTCCTTCTTAggataaatgtaattaattactTGGTTCTTGggctatttttaaaaaaaaaagatattggGAGGGAGTTTACCATTCTGTTAGTGAAAAAACAGATGAGggcatgttttgttttatttttcaaaccaATCATTATCTAATTTCCTATAAATTACTTCAAAATATGgaaaacaatgatttatcatgGGTCTTTGTCTTTGTTTCACATTAATGAACATAACAGATATTACAGGAGAAAACTTTGTTGGTGATGCTTTTTGACACAAATTCTTCTCTCGAAGAATAATGAGGGACATTTTCATTATCCATCCAggaataatttatttttctacTTCAAAAGAGGTGTAATGGAAGGCTTGAGGACCAAGTAATCCTCttttccttttccttttttttttttttttttttttaatttttttttttgggggggggggggggggttcatACGTGATCTATTAGACAAAGGTGATAATGTATGAAAGTTTTGTATAATCATCATTACCTGAAAATAGAAGTATACAATATAAAGTAGAAAGAAGgtttaatgattttaaacatGGTATAGGAGATAGTTCTTGCTATTTTTGTTACCAAATTATTACAAATTCCCAGAGAGTCTCAAGTCTTGAATTGATGAAAAAGTACATTGTCAtaaaaaaattgtatgtgcATGATTCAATTTTTGTACCAAAATCAATTTTGGGTTTTATGTGTGACCTTTTCTACACTTAGTCCTGTACTGTCATGCATGTGTGTCCGATAACCCTTTATACCAACCATATATTTTGTGACAAAACCAGATTTTCATGAATTACCAAGGAAGGACAATTAAAGAAGAATTAGCGGTGAATTTATTTAGATTGTAGTGTTAAAGTGTACAAATGAAGATGACAGAATGTAGTCACTAAAATGTCACACTTCAATTGATATAAACCTGAACTGTTTTATGATGTACGAAAGTTTATCCATGCACTTACAGATACTTACCAACAAAGAAAAAGTGTTTATCTACATATAAAGCAATATGAGAGGAGTGTTGTACAGCCTACACTTTACTTAGGCAAAACATGTTGACCTCTGAAAGTCTCTCATATATGGTCACGATCAAATACTCTGTAATATCTGCATGGTCATGGTGTATAATAACATTTTCAGCATTCTGAATGAGAAATGTTCCAGAGTGTGCCAGTTTCATACTTTAACTAACATATGTTGGTGTGTATAATGCGTGTTAATATCATTTCATTTCACAAGAACTATGTTGAGTAATACAAATTCAGTAGTAATTAGCCAGGGCTTTTTGGGGCGTtaatatttaagccaaattcccaaaatttgcagtttagGTCGTAAAATTATCTTTCCCTaatcaccaattttcttcctaAAATGACACATTGAAAAGGCCCCatccaaaccagtgagaaaaagccatATATCTATAGGCTGTATGCAAATGTCaagtacagttatatataattagcccTCTCCTGAGATTGGGACTAATTGTTACATAAAAATATGCCTGtaagtttatattatatacatgcatacatatttTAGTGCAC
This region includes:
- the LOC117339463 gene encoding uncharacterized protein LOC117339463, translating into MENIIKQGYLKKAKPIAADSPRSSLCSSLLQLFESSRWYMFVVRNGQPFLEIFEKEQNAFSGQPITSYELSSCYKITYTLGRTSKAWTFCLFLEERVLEVTAESREQMLDWCRNLERTLVHYGKIKQSTDHVYVEYPVRYTPKKTGLEQEAAFRASASASASAPVPDPHHCQNHTGIPDPTDEDYQDFLDLIDHIDDDDEDEGERHIEETNLKTVLSRDVDGPQNPEVPTKPKDYIQSAQGAEGGSSVTNDKDSDNENDTSEDDFVTKDFWLSNKLPSVPRRSDSHQFHASARPFSEFGMDRVHSMSTSVPPLPARGTSLIEKGPTFISSAPLIVDSDLRPPPRRKRGNANLLVKGFQKSASKSISEDNVSVRSPLVTSNADDIEDLDDGYDNVVELRKSNSDSAATDPWVRSLENSDENSRKSTLKAYDDVQLFVRLPERSDNSEDLYSLSTPTPEDGFNYDFTQKLGTHTSSSDEDGVHAGNNLDLDSAATGVKQMTLGTKDENYNLCDKKAHGQTASPDELIASNLYDFGKSYLVKEPINVRAENIYDFARSEGTLVHTQIPASSQPSLPQRSNTVVHPPTFATCSRTEFSEFDSLYSIPKSAKPVAGLSTEEVLRPSRPPRRVTPEPAPSLYSVPQKRTSKSQSSASMADVEPPVSLYSVPQKKASKSHSSSSMEESCEISKSSTTPKTKSMDSFLAPKPPSLDTLPSQKPPSLEKLTCPIPPPVESLPFQKQSSVTSPARRSPISMRPLPLLPTHPDGTSDMQNLISTLKGERGTSPSHDGFTFNFVPDAETNSKSSTASSSGSGASKEEDADPVYEDATGRNSNPPLPPKRTLRRNTNRSVSVYIPGKAGGMQTTRLDPTPTRTESLDDQAVSRHKVGRQMSLTERQQIRQSSAAIVVVPLKQSQVDLLNEEQKLHGVGIDISPKSAHAIALIEMLNGVWIAGWDGRRFPRLAEKIHIGDQLLSVEDVRVTSSIQASKLLKQTQSQRVTFVIKRLPYASILAIRRNHDGENLGITRDGGTAEITYMDPNGLVGRSGLQKRAKTVDGVGDCNWMLTEINSRSLNFSFKGEEIERLLNAVGRDISIVVQPVDFVKQMKKQLKKLKNYKDYLY